The following proteins are co-located in the Echinicola sp. 20G genome:
- a CDS encoding glycosyltransferase family 2 protein: MNQTILFSIIIPVYKDTQRLIKCLRALMDQTIDLQQSEILVINNDPEGNVEVPKDFTDSLNIRIIDEPFSGSYAARNTGIKHSNGRILAFTDADCVPDENWLLNAYKHFEQDIKNVIGVLTGPVPLFYKDVNKLSPAEVYEKYTGFTTEAYAKEGHAITANWFSYKEVIEEFGAYDATLKSNGDSDLSGKIASKYKIVYKDDVIVQHPARYEVEELVNKYRRLLGGTFTRKYKQKSAQFTGHIFTFIWRRYRFALKKLFTVSPKEALDILYVCHAINVGAIKEYYSLLKGNETKR; the protein is encoded by the coding sequence ATGAATCAAACCATTTTGTTTTCCATAATTATTCCAGTTTATAAGGATACTCAGCGGTTAATAAAGTGCTTAAGGGCTTTGATGGATCAGACAATTGATTTACAACAATCAGAGATCTTAGTTATAAACAATGACCCCGAAGGGAATGTGGAAGTTCCAAAAGACTTTACTGATAGCTTAAACATTAGAATAATAGATGAACCTTTTTCTGGTTCTTATGCAGCGAGGAATACAGGCATCAAACACTCAAATGGAAGAATTTTGGCGTTTACAGATGCGGATTGCGTACCAGATGAAAATTGGCTATTAAATGCGTACAAACATTTTGAGCAGGACATAAAGAATGTAATAGGGGTACTAACTGGGCCCGTTCCATTATTCTACAAAGATGTTAATAAGTTGTCTCCAGCTGAAGTCTATGAAAAATACACGGGTTTTACTACTGAAGCTTATGCTAAAGAGGGGCATGCGATCACCGCCAACTGGTTCTCTTATAAGGAGGTAATAGAAGAATTTGGAGCATATGATGCCACACTAAAATCCAATGGTGATTCAGACCTCTCTGGTAAAATTGCTTCAAAATATAAGATTGTTTATAAAGATGATGTCATTGTTCAGCACCCTGCAAGGTATGAAGTTGAGGAGCTAGTTAATAAATATAGGAGATTGTTAGGAGGTACTTTTACCAGAAAGTATAAACAAAAGTCAGCCCAATTTACTGGACATATATTCACTTTTATTTGGAGGAGATATCGTTTTGCATTGAAGAAGCTATTTACTGTTTCTCCAAAAGAAGCACTTGATATATTATATGTATGCCATGCTATTAACGTGGGGGCGATAAAGGAATATTATAGTTTGCTCAAAGGTAACGAAACAAAAAGGTAA
- a CDS encoding class I SAM-dependent methyltransferase, whose amino-acid sequence MINKLIPVAFKSKLYQYFTKKFDLVPRAHFEKMPIPSIEEKHISNLKALTNRETLIDALPKNGVIAEIGVDKGDYSQTILDITKPSKLHLIDVWKSERYPEKLYHKVMDRFLAEQKDGLIEINRGYSTDIVEEFSDEYFDWIYIDTAHSYEVTKAELEAYRQKVKKGGIIAGHDFIIGELEVPWKYGVIEAVYEFCNKYDWEIIYLTMERNIPPSFAIRAINL is encoded by the coding sequence ATGATTAATAAGCTTATTCCTGTAGCGTTTAAGTCAAAGCTATACCAATACTTTACTAAAAAGTTTGATTTAGTGCCTAGGGCACATTTTGAAAAAATGCCTATTCCTTCAATTGAGGAGAAACATATTTCTAATTTAAAGGCATTAACCAATCGTGAAACTCTTATAGATGCCCTACCAAAAAACGGAGTAATTGCAGAAATAGGTGTAGATAAAGGTGATTATAGTCAAACTATTTTAGACATAACCAAACCTTCAAAGCTACACTTGATTGATGTTTGGAAAAGTGAAAGATATCCTGAAAAGCTTTATCATAAAGTCATGGATAGGTTTCTTGCTGAACAAAAGGATGGGCTAATTGAAATAAATAGAGGCTATTCCACTGATATAGTAGAAGAATTTTCAGATGAATATTTTGATTGGATTTATATCGATACCGCTCATTCTTATGAGGTGACGAAGGCAGAATTAGAAGCATATAGGCAAAAAGTTAAGAAGGGAGGGATAATAGCTGGTCATGATTTTATTATTGGGGAGTTGGAGGTTCCATGGAAATATGGAGTTATTGAAGCAGTTTATGAGTTTTGTAATAAGTACGATTGGGAGATCATCTATTTGACTATGGAAAGGAATATTCCTCCAAGTTTTGCAATTAGGGCAATTAATTTATAG
- a CDS encoding glycosyltransferase family A protein, which yields MNPLVSIIIPAYNKEAYVAETIDSALAQTYSHTEIILINDGSTDNSMAILEQYQARCPEKILLFDQENQGVSATTNKGIMEAKGEYIQFLDADDIMSNDKIQNQINLLKEEGKNATVHCKWSNFKTSIKSDSFYPFHIYRNFDLGIDWLLTAWNYQEMTADSSWLVSRELVDLAGPWNEDLTINQDGEFFCRVLLNCSKVIYDNKSSVYYRSLNEGNVSQQKSEKSWCSLLMSYSCYQRDVLKVEDSPRVRKALKKVYQKFIYDVFPEHSDLIAEAENHIQNLGISEKTYIGGPKFQTLSKYLGFKNALKLKRLLS from the coding sequence TTGAATCCATTAGTATCCATCATTATTCCGGCCTATAACAAAGAAGCTTATGTAGCAGAGACCATAGATTCTGCTTTGGCTCAGACTTATTCCCATACAGAAATCATTTTGATAAATGATGGCTCTACTGATAATTCTATGGCTATTTTAGAGCAATATCAAGCAAGGTGCCCTGAAAAGATTTTACTGTTTGATCAGGAGAACCAAGGAGTATCTGCAACCACCAATAAAGGAATTATGGAAGCAAAGGGTGAGTACATTCAGTTTTTGGATGCAGATGATATTATGTCTAATGACAAGATCCAAAATCAGATAAATTTATTGAAAGAGGAGGGTAAAAATGCCACCGTTCATTGTAAATGGTCAAACTTTAAAACCTCAATTAAAAGTGATTCATTTTACCCTTTCCATATTTACCGGAATTTTGATTTGGGGATTGATTGGTTATTAACTGCTTGGAATTATCAGGAAATGACAGCAGATTCATCTTGGTTAGTGTCAAGGGAATTAGTGGATTTAGCGGGACCTTGGAATGAGGATTTAACCATAAATCAGGATGGTGAGTTCTTTTGCAGAGTACTCTTAAATTGTTCAAAAGTCATTTATGATAACAAATCGTCGGTATACTATAGAAGCTTGAATGAAGGAAATGTATCCCAACAAAAAAGTGAAAAATCCTGGTGTTCTTTATTGATGTCATATAGTTGCTATCAAAGGGATGTACTAAAAGTAGAGGATTCTCCAAGAGTAAGAAAAGCACTTAAGAAAGTATATCAAAAGTTTATTTACGATGTATTTCCTGAGCATTCAGATTTAATTGCAGAGGCTGAAAACCATATTCAGAATTTGGGGATTTCAGAAAAGACCTATATAGGCGGCCCCAAATTCCAAACCTTATCCAAATACTTAGGCTTTAAAAATGCCTTGAAATTGAAGCGGTTATTGTCATGA
- a CDS encoding glycosyltransferase family A protein, producing the protein MFSVIIPLYNKAPYICRAIDSVLQQSFKDFEVIVVNDGSTDGGAEMVTHKFQDQIQVLHQSNKGVSVARNAGIAEASGVYIAFLDADDYWHPAYLAVVDSIIQLHPEIGLIGTKYDAHKLNFSMPIRSRFVNDYWKEAIKNTLFFTSATVMKKTFFENQPGFDQKLKLGEDIDVWLRAYMYFGTGIYIDHKLVFYNQSDLQAATSKSYALDETLMPKLFSNQYETLAQEMNLQTRRGFYNFRERWVLFNLFSFFKRKDNQEPISNLLSRLKSRNYLVKGFYYLPFASLHHACNKAWLSKQFRNYMKFCFRHIYS; encoded by the coding sequence ATGTTTTCTGTAATTATTCCATTATACAATAAAGCCCCATATATCTGTAGGGCCATAGACTCTGTTTTGCAGCAATCTTTTAAAGATTTTGAGGTTATTGTGGTAAATGATGGATCTACTGACGGCGGAGCGGAGATGGTTACTCATAAATTCCAGGATCAGATTCAGGTTTTGCATCAATCGAACAAAGGGGTTTCTGTAGCCAGAAATGCAGGAATAGCTGAAGCAAGTGGGGTCTACATAGCTTTTTTAGATGCAGATGATTATTGGCATCCAGCATACCTTGCTGTGGTGGATAGTATAATCCAACTGCATCCGGAAATTGGACTTATTGGTACGAAATACGATGCTCACAAATTGAATTTTTCCATGCCTATTCGAAGTCGTTTTGTGAATGATTACTGGAAAGAAGCCATAAAAAATACACTTTTTTTTACCTCGGCCACAGTGATGAAGAAAACGTTTTTTGAAAACCAGCCAGGATTTGACCAAAAGTTGAAATTAGGAGAGGATATTGATGTATGGCTAAGGGCTTATATGTATTTTGGCACAGGAATTTATATCGATCATAAACTGGTATTTTACAATCAATCGGATCTTCAAGCAGCAACTTCTAAATCCTACGCTTTGGATGAAACCCTAATGCCTAAACTATTTTCGAATCAATACGAGACATTGGCCCAAGAAATGAATCTACAAACAAGAAGGGGATTTTATAATTTTAGAGAACGATGGGTCTTATTTAACTTATTTTCATTTTTTAAAAGAAAAGACAATCAAGAGCCGATAAGTAATTTGTTGTCTCGTCTTAAATCAAGGAATTATTTAGTAAAAGGGTTTTATTATTTACCTTTTGCAAGCTTGCATCATGCTTGCAATAAGGCTTGGCTTTCCAAGCAGTTTAGGAATTACATGAAATTTTGTTTCCGCCATATTTATTCATGA
- a CDS encoding glycosyltransferase, producing the protein MKVIKILTELDFGGIEKVTQLVAYGMKDHPEVQLEVWSLGKGGKVAEELSQLGIRVKVWSRNPKIPNWKLIIDLKKSLKTNKPDIVHTAGAEANFHGLLSARLARVPVRIGEEIGIPKHHKAWTWIFRGVYSTAHSVITISEAVKQNIVNKREIVPEKAKIIYNPAQLTCQNILEKGEKNNFTFVMISRLSPIKNIPAVIKSLANIIHTTSYQARLRIVGEGEEKERLKSLAEKLGIGSCVEFLGYQADITQFLCESDVFLLPSFSEGSSVALSEAMMAGLPSVITKVGGATEIIGKSNSAKVIAPYDPQSIENAMLQFLQMTKGERIEMGQRAQKEAQKFTVQNHVRALLGLYRSLLKQRK; encoded by the coding sequence ATGAAAGTTATTAAAATTCTTACAGAGCTGGATTTCGGTGGGATAGAGAAGGTGACTCAATTGGTAGCCTATGGAATGAAAGATCATCCTGAGGTACAATTGGAAGTTTGGTCACTGGGCAAAGGGGGGAAAGTAGCAGAAGAATTGAGTCAATTGGGCATTCGGGTAAAGGTTTGGAGCAGAAACCCCAAAATTCCCAATTGGAAGTTAATAATTGATTTGAAAAAATCATTAAAGACAAACAAACCAGATATAGTTCACACAGCAGGTGCTGAGGCAAATTTTCATGGCTTATTGTCTGCTCGTCTCGCAAGAGTGCCAGTAAGAATTGGGGAAGAAATCGGCATTCCTAAACATCACAAAGCCTGGACGTGGATCTTTAGAGGAGTGTACAGTACAGCCCACAGCGTGATCACCATTTCAGAAGCTGTAAAGCAAAATATTGTCAATAAAAGGGAAATTGTGCCTGAAAAGGCAAAAATAATTTATAATCCTGCTCAATTGACCTGTCAAAATATACTTGAAAAGGGAGAAAAGAATAATTTTACTTTCGTAATGATTAGCCGCCTTTCTCCTATCAAAAATATACCTGCAGTAATCAAGTCCCTAGCTAATATCATTCATACTACTTCCTATCAAGCTAGATTAAGGATTGTAGGTGAGGGGGAAGAAAAGGAGAGGTTGAAGTCATTGGCAGAGAAGCTTGGAATAGGATCATGTGTGGAATTCTTAGGTTACCAAGCTGACATCACTCAATTTCTTTGTGAATCCGATGTTTTTTTACTGCCTTCCTTTTCAGAGGGATCTTCAGTAGCTCTATCGGAAGCCATGATGGCAGGTTTACCTTCAGTGATCACTAAAGTTGGCGGTGCTACTGAAATCATTGGTAAAAGTAACTCTGCGAAAGTTATAGCCCCTTACGATCCCCAATCGATAGAAAATGCCATGCTCCAATTCCTTCAAATGACGAAAGGGGAGCGGATAGAAATGGGGCAACGTGCCCAAAAAGAAGCTCAAAAATTCACGGTACAAAATCATGTCAGGGCACTCTTGGGTTTGTATCGTTCTTTATTGAAGCAAAGGAAATAG
- a CDS encoding glycosyltransferase family 4 protein: MPQEKIRILHCIETISSGGVEQTRLTLAKGLDKEKYELKIICTWKGGAIAEALEKEGVELIPIGGFKHPFEWRKHQKVLKVIRNFRPHIIHGAIFEGMSMAAIGGKLGKVPVVILEETSDPQNRSKKANWLLRNFVKVADRIVAISPNVERYLFEKSKIGSSKIKQINNSAHEPILKNFNTQILLRKEYGLEDEDILVGFVGRLFNDHKRVTDLIEAVSYINSDQLKLIIVGVGKDEHKIKQKVEEFNIKHKIIFTGYQFDTSKFYHLMDIACFPSSREGFGLVAAEAMMHGLPVIATNVGGLQNVVVDQKTGFLVPPYNPRAIAEKLQQLISQPALRKQMGQAGYERAQKHYSAERYVKEVEDLYLSLLKKKDITL; encoded by the coding sequence ATGCCTCAAGAAAAAATCCGCATACTCCATTGCATAGAAACCATCTCTTCGGGTGGAGTAGAGCAGACCCGCCTGACTTTGGCTAAAGGACTGGATAAGGAAAAATATGAGCTAAAAATTATTTGTACCTGGAAGGGAGGGGCAATAGCTGAAGCATTAGAAAAGGAAGGAGTAGAATTGATCCCAATTGGAGGTTTCAAACATCCGTTTGAATGGAGAAAGCACCAAAAGGTGCTTAAAGTGATTAGAAACTTCAGGCCACATATCATTCATGGGGCCATTTTTGAAGGGATGTCCATGGCGGCCATTGGAGGAAAGCTGGGAAAAGTACCAGTGGTGATTTTGGAAGAGACCTCTGATCCTCAAAATAGATCTAAAAAAGCCAATTGGCTTTTAAGAAATTTTGTAAAAGTTGCAGACAGAATAGTTGCTATTTCTCCAAATGTTGAAAGGTACCTTTTTGAAAAAAGCAAAATAGGTAGCTCAAAGATTAAGCAAATAAACAATTCTGCTCATGAGCCAATTCTGAAAAATTTTAATACTCAAATTTTACTTAGAAAAGAATATGGTCTAGAAGATGAAGATATTTTGGTGGGGTTTGTTGGAAGGTTGTTTAATGATCACAAAAGGGTTACAGATTTGATAGAAGCAGTAAGTTATATTAATTCTGATCAGTTAAAACTAATTATTGTAGGGGTTGGAAAAGATGAACACAAAATCAAACAAAAAGTAGAGGAATTTAATATCAAACATAAAATAATTTTTACTGGATATCAGTTTGACACATCTAAGTTTTACCATCTGATGGATATAGCTTGTTTTCCATCATCAAGAGAAGGATTTGGTTTAGTGGCTGCAGAAGCCATGATGCATGGCCTTCCGGTTATTGCGACAAATGTAGGTGGGCTTCAAAATGTAGTGGTTGATCAGAAAACCGGATTTTTAGTTCCTCCCTATAATCCTCGTGCCATTGCTGAAAAGTTACAGCAACTCATTTCACAACCAGCCCTTCGAAAGCAGATGGGCCAAGCCGGTTATGAGCGGGCACAAAAACATTATTCCGCAGAAAGATATGTGAAGGAGGTAGAGGATTTGTATTTGAGTTTGTTGAAGAAGAAAGATATTACCCTCTAA
- a CDS encoding glycosyltransferase family 4 protein yields MNKGQKKNVLFLPKYPRLGASSRLRTYQYLPLWEEKGVSFTVKPLFNEQYLRELYNNGNISKRNVLWCYFERWKVLWTVKKYNWVVIEKELFPYLPYFFEKIAYKIGPHYILDYDDAIFHHYNRKGSWWRGILKNKIDKVMAKGNQVWAGNPYLATTAEESGAAEVTVLPTVIDLHRYPVLPKKDSKTIKIGWVGSPTTLKYLERLKPVFEVLMKQFDIRLCIIAHGEGIGLKSIEENLVWSENIEVELIRDLDIGLMPLEDTPWEQGKCAYKLIQYMACCLPVIASPIGMNKEVVIHGHNGYWANDHQDWEHYLKKLIENPALRAQMGQEGRKIVEEKYTLQHNWKKVKSLIGF; encoded by the coding sequence GTGAACAAAGGCCAAAAGAAAAATGTACTTTTTCTTCCAAAGTATCCACGTTTAGGAGCAAGTAGTCGCTTGAGAACCTATCAGTATTTGCCTCTGTGGGAAGAAAAAGGGGTTTCTTTCACGGTCAAGCCCCTATTCAATGAACAATATTTAAGGGAGTTGTACAACAATGGTAATATTAGCAAAAGAAATGTATTGTGGTGTTATTTTGAAAGGTGGAAAGTGTTATGGACTGTGAAAAAATATAACTGGGTTGTCATAGAAAAAGAGCTTTTCCCTTATTTGCCCTATTTTTTTGAAAAAATAGCCTATAAGATTGGTCCGCATTATATTTTGGATTATGATGATGCTATCTTTCATCATTATAATAGAAAAGGTTCTTGGTGGAGGGGGATATTAAAAAATAAAATTGATAAGGTGATGGCCAAGGGTAACCAAGTTTGGGCGGGCAACCCCTATTTGGCTACAACAGCTGAAGAGTCTGGAGCTGCAGAAGTCACCGTTTTGCCCACAGTAATTGATTTACACCGCTATCCAGTCCTTCCCAAAAAAGATTCAAAAACTATTAAGATAGGCTGGGTAGGCTCTCCAACTACGCTAAAGTATTTAGAAAGGCTGAAGCCTGTGTTTGAAGTGTTGATGAAGCAATTTGATATTAGACTTTGCATCATTGCCCATGGTGAAGGCATAGGTTTGAAGTCTATTGAAGAAAACCTAGTTTGGTCGGAAAATATAGAGGTAGAACTGATCAGGGATTTAGATATTGGCTTAATGCCGCTGGAGGATACCCCTTGGGAGCAAGGGAAATGTGCTTATAAACTGATACAATATATGGCATGCTGTCTACCTGTTATTGCTTCTCCAATTGGGATGAACAAAGAGGTGGTGATACATGGCCATAATGGATATTGGGCAAATGACCATCAAGATTGGGAGCATTATTTAAAAAAATTAATCGAAAATCCTGCTCTTAGGGCTCAAATGGGACAGGAAGGTAGAAAAATAGTGGAAGAGAAATATACTCTCCAGCACAATTGGAAAAAGGTAAAGTCCTTGATAGGCTTCTAA
- a CDS encoding glycosyltransferase, translating to MCQPKGHSYRRLLFITWDGGNTNYLESLFLPILHGLCEKENIQCMVLQFSWASADKVNELQQMVEYHGMIYEHIPIKRNLHPILGTVLAMGKGRKKVMQLVKSKKIDLIMARSTMPGMLLNILWPSLKKNRVEVIFDADGLPLEERLDFTSLVKTDYQYRFLKSQERKILLRSHVVLARTQKAIDHYVDSLGEQYRKKFCLVSNGRKESDFSYSEKDRVSIRLSLGLKKKDKLWVYVGSLGPQYALEEMLVLYEAYQKKNSQCRFLILTNHLDYINKRLSKSISDKIIVYKTDFKSIPAYLSAADLAFSLRLPTYSMRGVAPIKLGEYLMMGLPVIASKGIGDTEELLKEKSFVHLYDHEDPNRVTQAMKWIEDMSVIDRNEIKKFALAHFTLEKSIFDYESAFSRFSKG from the coding sequence ATGTGTCAACCTAAAGGACATTCCTATAGAAGGCTTCTATTTATTACATGGGATGGTGGAAACACGAATTATCTTGAGAGTTTATTTTTGCCCATTCTTCACGGACTTTGTGAAAAGGAAAATATCCAATGCATGGTATTACAATTTTCCTGGGCTAGCGCTGATAAAGTAAATGAACTTCAGCAAATGGTTGAGTATCATGGAATGATATATGAGCATATTCCTATTAAAAGGAATTTGCATCCAATATTGGGAACCGTGTTGGCTATGGGAAAGGGAAGGAAAAAGGTCATGCAACTGGTTAAATCAAAGAAGATTGACCTGATAATGGCAAGAAGCACCATGCCAGGAATGTTGCTGAACATCCTTTGGCCAAGCCTAAAAAAGAACAGGGTGGAGGTGATATTTGACGCTGATGGGCTGCCTTTGGAAGAACGTTTGGATTTTACCTCACTGGTTAAAACTGATTATCAGTACAGGTTTTTAAAATCCCAAGAGAGAAAAATATTGCTTCGGTCACATGTAGTGTTGGCAAGAACACAAAAAGCTATAGACCACTATGTAGATAGCCTAGGTGAGCAGTACCGTAAGAAGTTTTGTTTAGTGAGCAATGGTAGAAAGGAAAGTGACTTTTCATATAGCGAAAAAGATAGAGTTAGCATTCGCCTGTCCCTAGGTTTGAAGAAGAAAGATAAGTTATGGGTATATGTGGGCTCTTTAGGGCCGCAATATGCTTTAGAAGAAATGTTGGTGCTTTATGAGGCTTATCAAAAGAAAAATAGCCAATGTCGATTTTTGATCCTGACAAATCATTTAGATTATATTAATAAACGTTTATCTAAGTCCATCTCGGATAAAATTATTGTTTACAAGACAGACTTTAAGAGTATACCAGCTTACCTCTCTGCAGCCGACCTTGCATTTTCATTGCGATTGCCGACTTATAGCATGAGGGGAGTTGCTCCTATCAAATTGGGGGAGTACTTGATGATGGGACTTCCGGTAATTGCCAGCAAAGGTATTGGAGATACAGAGGAGCTACTGAAAGAAAAGTCCTTTGTGCACCTTTATGATCATGAAGATCCAAATAGGGTAACTCAGGCAATGAAATGGATAGAGGATATGTCTGTTATAGACCGAAATGAAATCAAAAAGTTTGCGTTAGCTCACTTTACATTAGAGAAAAGTATCTTTGACTATGAAAGTGCGTTCAGTAGGTTTTCAAAAGGCTAA
- the dnaB gene encoding replicative DNA helicase translates to MAEGNTTGRERTPYRRKNSLDAGLVNGVGKIPPQAIDLEEAVLGALMLEKEAITAVVDILKPDSFYKDAHKEIYDAILMLFNESEPIDLLTVTNKLRKNGKLEIAGGAFYITELTSKISSAANIEYHARIITEQAMKRHMIRICSEIQREAYEETTDVFELLDTMESSLFEISENNIRKNYADMKSIMREAITELEGKKDLADGLTGVPSGFTALDRVTSGWQKSDLVIIAARPAMGKTAFVLSVLRNAAVDHSRPVAIFSLEMSAVQLVNRLISSEAELDSEKIKKGNLADYEWEQLIHKTSKLSSAPLFVDDTPALSILELRAKCRRLKAQSDIQMIVIDYLQLMSGDSKSSASGNREQEISSISRALKKIAKELEVPVIALSQLSRAVETRGGDKRPQLSDLRESGAIEQDADIVMFLYRPEYYGINEDEEGNSTLGTGEVIIAKHRSGSLETVRLRFIGKYTKFADLELNVPYQSQAQEAMYGNKFPSAAGGKGFDDSNMIRIQSKANGPDEDDAFPGGLGSNEPAPF, encoded by the coding sequence ATGGCAGAAGGAAATACCACAGGAAGAGAACGTACACCGTACAGAAGAAAAAACAGTTTAGATGCTGGTTTGGTCAATGGGGTAGGGAAGATCCCCCCTCAGGCAATTGACTTGGAAGAGGCAGTTTTGGGGGCTTTGATGCTTGAAAAAGAAGCCATCACGGCTGTGGTGGATATTCTGAAGCCAGACAGTTTTTACAAGGATGCCCATAAAGAGATTTATGATGCGATTTTGATGCTTTTTAATGAAAGTGAGCCTATCGATCTTTTGACTGTTACGAATAAGCTGAGAAAAAATGGTAAACTGGAAATAGCAGGTGGCGCTTTTTATATTACGGAATTGACTTCCAAAATATCCTCCGCGGCCAATATTGAATACCACGCGAGAATCATCACCGAGCAGGCGATGAAGCGCCATATGATCCGGATCTGTTCAGAGATACAGCGTGAAGCTTATGAGGAAACCACCGATGTGTTTGAGCTATTGGACACGATGGAATCCTCTCTTTTCGAAATTTCCGAAAATAATATCCGTAAAAACTATGCGGACATGAAGTCCATTATGCGGGAAGCTATTACTGAGTTGGAAGGTAAGAAAGACCTGGCAGATGGACTGACAGGGGTTCCAAGTGGTTTTACAGCCTTGGACAGGGTAACTTCTGGGTGGCAAAAATCCGATTTGGTGATTATTGCGGCTCGTCCTGCCATGGGTAAAACAGCCTTTGTCCTTTCGGTGCTTAGAAATGCCGCGGTGGACCATAGCCGTCCCGTAGCGATTTTCTCTCTGGAGATGTCGGCGGTTCAGTTGGTAAACCGTTTGATATCCTCTGAAGCTGAGCTGGACTCAGAAAAAATCAAAAAGGGTAATCTGGCTGATTATGAGTGGGAGCAGTTGATCCATAAAACCAGCAAACTTTCCTCGGCACCTTTGTTTGTGGATGATACCCCAGCACTGTCCATTTTGGAATTAAGGGCCAAGTGCCGTCGTTTGAAAGCGCAAAGTGATATCCAAATGATTGTGATCGATTACTTGCAGCTGATGTCAGGGGATTCAAAGTCAAGTGCCAGTGGCAATAGGGAGCAGGAGATTTCAAGTATCTCTCGGGCATTGAAGAAAATTGCCAAGGAACTTGAAGTTCCTGTGATTGCACTTTCTCAGCTATCCAGGGCAGTAGAAACCAGGGGAGGAGATAAGCGGCCTCAGCTTTCCGATTTGAGGGAATCTGGAGCGATCGAGCAGGATGCGGATATTGTAATGTTCCTTTACCGTCCTGAATATTACGGTATCAATGAAGATGAGGAAGGAAACAGTACTTTGGGAACTGGTGAGGTAATTATAGCTAAGCACCGTAGTGGTTCTTTGGAAACGGTAAGACTTCGATTTATCGGTAAGTATACCAAGTTTGCTGACCTTGAGCTCAACGTTCCTTATCAGTCGCAAGCCCAGGAGGCCATGTATGGCAATAAATTCCCATCAGCAGCAGGTGGAAAAGGCTTTGATGATTCCAATATGATCAGGATCCAAAGTAAAGCCAATGGACCGGATGAAGATGATGCTTTCCCAGGAGGATTGGGTAGCAATGAGCCTGCACCATTTTAA
- a CDS encoding zinc-binding dehydrogenase: MRAITLNLDKPSGISLEEVSMPDLKPNDVKVQLKAAALNHRDEWCRQGRYPNISNDVVLGSDGAGIVVEVGSDVESSWLGKKVIINAAKFWGEDQKVQSKDFQILGMPSNGTLAEYVQVEASRLCEKPSHLSFEEAAALPLAGLTAYRACFYHGQLQPGLTVLVTGIGGGVAQFAAQFAVAAGAEVYVSSSDKAKINKAKDFGVKEGFDYKKESWIEDALSQTGGIDLIVDSAMGDTLPDLIKLLKPGGKLVFYGATLGNPPMLDARRIFWNQLTLQGTTMGSDQDFKDMVAFVNEEKITPLVDSVRPLEKSLEAFELMKAGKQTGKLVVKID, encoded by the coding sequence ATGAGAGCCATCACCCTTAACCTTGATAAACCCTCAGGAATTTCATTGGAAGAAGTGAGTATGCCTGACTTGAAACCAAATGATGTGAAAGTGCAGTTAAAGGCAGCAGCTTTGAATCACAGGGATGAATGGTGCAGACAGGGCAGGTATCCCAATATCAGTAATGATGTAGTTTTGGGTTCTGATGGGGCTGGAATAGTGGTGGAAGTAGGTTCAGATGTTGAATCGTCATGGCTTGGAAAAAAAGTGATTATCAATGCTGCTAAGTTCTGGGGAGAGGATCAGAAGGTTCAGTCAAAAGATTTTCAGATCCTAGGGATGCCATCCAATGGCACCTTAGCAGAATATGTACAAGTAGAGGCCAGTAGGTTGTGTGAAAAACCTTCCCATTTAAGCTTTGAAGAAGCGGCGGCTTTACCATTGGCAGGATTGACGGCTTACAGGGCTTGCTTCTATCATGGACAGTTACAGCCGGGGTTGACAGTATTGGTAACTGGAATTGGTGGAGGTGTCGCGCAGTTTGCAGCCCAATTTGCTGTGGCGGCTGGTGCGGAAGTGTATGTGAGTAGCAGTGATAAGGCTAAGATAAACAAAGCAAAAGACTTTGGGGTCAAGGAGGGCTTTGATTATAAAAAAGAGTCTTGGATAGAGGATGCTCTTTCCCAAACAGGAGGGATCGACCTGATTGTTGATTCTGCCATGGGAGATACACTTCCTGATTTGATTAAGCTTTTAAAACCAGGAGGAAAATTGGTTTTTTATGGTGCTACTTTAGGGAATCCACCCATGTTGGACGCAAGAAGGATTTTTTGGAATCAACTGACCTTGCAAGGGACTACGATGGGGAGTGATCAGGATTTCAAGGATATGGTAGCATTCGTAAACGAAGAAAAAATCACTCCATTGGTAGATTCTGTCCGGCCACTTGAAAAATCCTTGGAAGCTTTTGAATTAATGAAAGCGGGAAAACAAACAGGAAAATTGGTAGTCAAAATTGATTGA